In Leptospira ellinghausenii, the following proteins share a genomic window:
- a CDS encoding peptidoglycan DD-metalloendopeptidase family protein gives MKNRNIILFTFLLVLCNISLWSQTQLEDRDKERQSDLIKTNQKKQEEILQKYNEFVSKVQSRFPGLKISSSPIDLKLAEGISDHNSAPGATDKKSKSISAVASDHFYLQLEPNKQPNTRSQIKVKKGDPLEVVFVLKQDVTEKKEGSHWVLVRTKSKQEGYTTQDLLQPTKPAVKSRNTEGLSLDVSSIPSRTTTEPTSISYTDSKKGKELWVNASSLNMRGEPDVNGYVIARLPKGIKVTVQSSTSNEETIDGISSNWYQVSSAYGNGWVFGGYLSNSEVVSYEVLPGEISFPQENPDDLKTGDKRYVRSTNLRMRDEPNEYGSVVTSIPGDEKLKILDTKKEIETIGGVRSKWIYVNWNNEWEGWVFGGFVSKERGPLVDTDDISKYFQIPVDNDRYVSSSFGTRVDPVTGKIGAFHSGIDLPAPVGTPIKAVSEGKVWRTITTSGGYGMLTIISHKNNIYTYYAHQSDRQVKEGDTVRSGDIIGLVGNTGKSTGPHLHFEVRKGPDQQALDPGAYLPK, from the coding sequence ATGAAAAATCGAAACATAATTTTATTCACATTCTTACTTGTATTATGTAACATTTCTCTTTGGTCCCAAACACAATTAGAAGACCGCGACAAAGAAAGGCAGTCAGACTTAATCAAAACCAATCAAAAAAAACAAGAGGAAATTCTCCAAAAGTATAACGAATTTGTTTCTAAAGTACAAAGCAGATTCCCTGGCCTTAAAATTTCCTCTTCCCCCATTGATTTAAAATTAGCAGAAGGGATTTCTGACCATAATAGTGCACCAGGAGCCACTGATAAAAAATCCAAGTCAATTAGTGCTGTAGCTTCTGATCATTTTTATTTACAACTAGAACCGAACAAGCAACCTAACACGCGTTCGCAGATTAAAGTAAAAAAAGGGGATCCTCTCGAAGTAGTATTTGTTTTAAAACAAGATGTAACAGAAAAAAAAGAAGGTTCTCATTGGGTATTGGTGCGAACAAAATCAAAACAAGAAGGATATACCACCCAAGACTTATTACAACCAACAAAACCAGCCGTAAAATCCAGAAATACAGAAGGACTCTCTTTAGATGTATCTTCCATACCTTCTAGAACCACAACCGAACCAACTAGCATAAGTTACACGGACTCGAAAAAAGGAAAGGAACTGTGGGTTAACGCTAGTTCTTTAAACATGAGAGGAGAACCCGATGTGAACGGTTATGTAATCGCAAGGTTACCAAAAGGAATCAAAGTCACCGTTCAAAGTTCCACATCAAACGAAGAAACGATCGATGGAATCTCCTCGAACTGGTACCAAGTTTCTTCTGCTTATGGCAATGGTTGGGTGTTTGGTGGTTATTTAAGTAACTCAGAAGTTGTCTCATACGAAGTGTTACCTGGAGAAATTTCATTTCCGCAAGAGAATCCGGATGATTTAAAAACTGGAGATAAACGTTACGTTAGATCGACAAATTTACGAATGAGAGATGAACCTAACGAATACGGCTCTGTCGTTACTTCTATCCCAGGTGATGAAAAACTTAAAATATTAGATACCAAAAAGGAAATCGAAACGATAGGTGGAGTTAGATCTAAATGGATTTATGTCAATTGGAATAATGAATGGGAAGGTTGGGTCTTCGGTGGATTTGTTTCAAAGGAACGTGGTCCTCTCGTTGATACTGATGATATCTCAAAATACTTTCAGATTCCTGTAGATAACGACCGCTATGTGTCATCGAGTTTCGGAACACGCGTAGATCCTGTTACTGGGAAAATTGGCGCCTTCCATTCGGGTATTGATTTACCCGCTCCAGTGGGAACACCTATCAAAGCTGTGAGCGAGGGAAAGGTATGGCGAACAATTACAACTAGCGGTGGTTATGGGATGTTAACAATTATTAGCCATAAAAATAACATCTATACTTATTATGCACACCAAAGTGACAGGCAAGTAAAAGAAGGTGACACCGTCCGCTCTGGCGATATCATTGGTCTAGTAGGAAACACCGGAAAATCAACAGGTCCTCATCTCCATTTTGAAGTTAGGAAAGGCCCAGACCAACAAGCATTGGATCCAGGAGCATATTTACCCAAATGA
- a CDS encoding ankyrin repeat domain-containing protein, whose protein sequence is MKSKLNLIFFILILSFQPYLLAEEPLPTSTEGSPSYDMVQILLKGNQKEFENAVTNGGDINASDDSGKSLLILAVEKNRTKQFEFLLNQGADLNKRDLSGKTLLHYVVTSKFTNQIKTLVEKGADLNAYDADGNTALHVAILKSNLAVQKLLVESKADVNLRNNPRKSPIYLAFEKGKIDSINFLLQNGADINLPDLTGRTPIFVAIEQRNIKLLTLALDANANPNSEDTKSIRPIVFAIEKGFTAGVETLLNRGADVHSKTSEGESLLFYSVDKRNLVVTSLLIKKGLNVDSQNTNGKTLFEIALTKNDSNLLKLVLDAGANPNQTLSTNKNPLEEAIDSSKWAIAELLIEKNAEIQSPNLSGYLPIHLASRKPGIKIVDLLLKKGVPVDIVNAKTNETALSLALDNKQLNIAKLLLSKKANPNHQLKDGVGLIFSTIERKDAEAFKLLVSNGANLLTLNDEDENLITTVCKLEVDKKEQKFVDETLKLLISKGVNPNAKNKRGLSALHIALNRNRIETMSTLLTMGADPNLTDNNGFSILHKAIQKFLTAKDANQIELYKKLVLFLVERRANLNQQDKLGKTILSELAIQFDPGKSDPILELAKVLVLNGGDPKLKDKNGKSALDYADEKKIPELLEIYRGL, encoded by the coding sequence ATGAAATCTAAATTAAATCTTATTTTCTTTATTCTGATTCTATCGTTCCAACCTTATTTGTTAGCGGAAGAACCTTTGCCGACTTCAACAGAAGGTTCACCTAGTTATGATATGGTACAAATTCTATTAAAGGGAAATCAAAAAGAATTTGAAAACGCAGTGACAAATGGTGGAGACATCAATGCTTCAGACGATTCTGGAAAATCACTCCTCATTTTAGCAGTTGAAAAAAATCGAACAAAACAGTTTGAGTTTTTATTAAACCAGGGTGCTGATTTAAACAAACGTGATCTTTCTGGAAAAACATTATTACATTATGTTGTTACTTCCAAATTCACCAACCAAATCAAAACATTGGTTGAGAAAGGTGCAGATCTAAATGCTTATGATGCTGATGGAAATACTGCTCTACATGTTGCGATTTTAAAATCAAACTTAGCTGTTCAGAAGTTACTTGTGGAAAGTAAAGCAGATGTAAATCTCAGAAACAATCCACGAAAATCACCCATTTATTTGGCATTTGAAAAAGGAAAAATAGATTCAATCAACTTTCTCTTACAAAATGGTGCTGATATAAACTTACCTGATTTAACAGGTCGTACACCTATTTTTGTAGCAATTGAACAAAGAAACATAAAACTGCTAACTCTTGCCTTAGATGCAAATGCCAATCCAAACTCAGAAGATACAAAGTCCATTCGACCCATTGTATTTGCCATTGAAAAAGGTTTCACCGCGGGAGTGGAAACCTTATTAAACCGAGGAGCAGATGTCCATTCCAAAACATCTGAAGGTGAATCGTTATTATTTTATTCTGTTGATAAAAGAAACCTAGTTGTAACTAGTTTATTAATCAAAAAAGGACTCAATGTTGATTCCCAAAACACCAATGGAAAAACGTTGTTTGAAATCGCATTAACTAAAAACGATTCAAATTTATTAAAACTGGTGTTAGATGCCGGTGCAAATCCAAACCAAACACTATCAACGAATAAAAACCCACTGGAAGAAGCAATTGACAGTTCTAAATGGGCCATTGCTGAGTTATTGATCGAAAAAAATGCAGAGATTCAATCGCCCAATCTTTCAGGTTATTTACCCATCCATTTAGCTTCTAGAAAACCTGGAATCAAAATCGTAGACCTCCTCTTGAAAAAAGGAGTTCCCGTTGATATCGTAAATGCAAAAACAAATGAAACTGCATTGTCACTTGCACTAGATAACAAACAATTAAATATCGCCAAACTCCTATTATCTAAGAAAGCAAACCCAAATCATCAACTAAAGGATGGAGTTGGTTTAATCTTTTCTACTATTGAAAGAAAAGATGCCGAAGCGTTTAAATTACTAGTATCCAATGGTGCAAATTTATTAACGCTAAACGATGAAGATGAAAATCTAATCACTACGGTTTGTAAATTAGAGGTAGATAAAAAAGAACAAAAGTTTGTTGATGAAACTCTTAAATTATTGATTAGTAAGGGTGTAAACCCAAATGCAAAAAACAAACGAGGATTAAGTGCTCTTCACATAGCGCTCAATCGTAATCGAATCGAAACCATGTCAACTTTGTTGACAATGGGAGCAGATCCTAACCTAACAGACAATAATGGATTTTCGATATTACACAAAGCGATTCAAAAGTTTTTAACTGCAAAAGATGCCAACCAAATTGAACTGTATAAAAAATTAGTACTATTCCTAGTGGAAAGACGTGCGAACCTCAACCAACAAGATAAATTAGGGAAAACTATACTTTCCGAACTGGCAATTCAATTTGATCCTGGTAAAAGTGATCCCATTTTGGAATTGGCAAAAGTCCTGGTTCTAAATGGCGGAGATCCAAAGCTAAAAGATAAAAATGGCAAGTCTGCATTGGATTATGCTGATGAGAAAAAAATTCCAGAACTCTTAGAAATTTATCGCGGTCTTTAA
- a CDS encoding Crp/Fnr family transcriptional regulator, whose product MSIPKKDNRINIFDFVNTVPTKTFKRGEIIVREGDPSNEKMYFILSGTLSVGMGAPDQGNFHEVRKLSTGEFFGEIALISAHPRAMTVFIESDRAQLGILDKQNLIRIANSNPMFVYALLQTYVERLIEAEQKLKDLTEASDGT is encoded by the coding sequence ATGTCCATTCCTAAAAAAGATAATCGTATCAACATATTCGACTTCGTTAATACAGTCCCAACAAAGACATTCAAACGAGGTGAGATCATCGTAAGAGAAGGTGATCCATCAAATGAGAAAATGTATTTTATATTGAGTGGTACTTTGTCAGTAGGAATGGGTGCACCCGACCAAGGAAATTTTCATGAAGTGAGAAAACTTTCCACAGGAGAGTTTTTTGGGGAGATTGCACTTATTTCTGCACATCCCAGAGCAATGACAGTATTCATCGAATCTGATAGAGCACAGTTAGGAATTCTCGATAAACAAAATTTAATTCGAATTGCAAATTCAAATCCAATGTTTGTCTACGCACTATTACAAACTTATGTAGAGCGACTCATTGAAGCCGAACAAAAGTTAAAGGATCTAACCGAGGCGAGTGATGGGACTTAA
- a CDS encoding Crp/Fnr family transcriptional regulator — protein MGLKESLAKLSMINIKRGEVLFKEGVPSNGAMFFLFEGQLDIYKQIEGKHTKLRSILPGEFFGEMAIINNSPRAASIVVVSESAKLGIINRTTFVQMSQESPEFLFLLLKKVIERLYETDGKIRAIKRKQDEDSMISKVVTVSNPDSESNGENQGVVPLETFTDDAQSIGE, from the coding sequence ATGGGACTTAAAGAATCTCTAGCCAAACTCAGTATGATCAATATCAAAAGAGGAGAAGTCCTTTTTAAGGAAGGAGTTCCTTCGAATGGAGCTATGTTCTTTTTGTTTGAAGGCCAGTTAGACATTTATAAACAAATTGAAGGCAAACACACCAAACTAAGAAGTATATTACCTGGTGAATTTTTCGGAGAAATGGCGATCATCAACAATAGCCCAAGAGCAGCATCAATTGTAGTGGTATCTGAATCGGCAAAACTTGGTATCATCAATCGTACTACTTTTGTGCAAATGAGTCAGGAAAGTCCTGAATTTTTATTTTTATTACTGAAAAAAGTAATCGAAAGATTATATGAGACTGATGGAAAAATTAGAGCAATCAAAAGAAAACAAGATGAAGACTCAATGATCTCCAAAGTTGTAACTGTGTCGAATCCTGATTCTGAATCAAATGGAGAGAATCAAGGGGTAGTACCTTTAGAAACATTCACAGATGATGCACAATCGATTGGTGAATGA
- a CDS encoding SDR family oxidoreductase: MKKVAVVTGASRGIGLAIAKKLLRMDFIVYGICRHPEKCQELYEDFHLIKGDLSDPNSIPKILNLLTEKDRISLLIHSAGIAYFAPVEELSPEKIVEMVQVHLTSPMILTSSLTRILKKNEGRIVFIGSISGDQISPWGNVYGSVKAGIHQYARLLFDELRKYSVKVHLVIPDITKTDFYNHLSIEPDQDPKSYLLPDQIAYVVEHLILDQSGFVVPEIVVRPEIFKIKRKKFKL; this comes from the coding sequence ATGAAAAAGGTTGCAGTAGTAACAGGAGCGTCACGAGGCATTGGACTCGCTATTGCAAAAAAATTGCTCCGAATGGACTTTATCGTATATGGAATTTGTAGGCATCCTGAAAAATGCCAAGAGTTATATGAAGATTTTCATTTAATAAAAGGTGATTTAAGTGATCCAAATTCAATACCCAAGATCTTAAATTTACTAACTGAGAAAGATCGTATTTCTTTGTTAATCCATAGTGCAGGGATTGCATACTTTGCACCCGTGGAAGAATTATCTCCTGAAAAAATAGTAGAAATGGTGCAAGTTCATTTAACTTCACCTATGATCTTAACCAGTTCTCTCACACGTATTCTAAAAAAAAATGAAGGTAGAATTGTATTCATAGGTTCAATTTCGGGAGATCAAATATCTCCATGGGGAAACGTTTACGGATCAGTAAAAGCTGGAATCCATCAATATGCTCGATTATTATTTGATGAACTTCGAAAATATTCAGTAAAGGTACACTTAGTAATACCTGATATTACAAAAACAGATTTTTATAATCATTTGAGTATAGAACCAGATCAAGATCCAAAGTCATATTTGTTACCAGACCAAATAGCTTATGTGGTAGAACATTTAATATTGGATCAATCTGGATTTGTAGTTCCTGAAATCGTTGTTAGGCCAGAAATATTCAAAATTAAAAGAAAAAAATTCAAATTATAA
- a CDS encoding alpha/beta hydrolase family esterase, producing the protein MKEFKVGIFCLITLFSCLGYFYKLKPNEKNDYFQLNGVKRTYTVHYPKNWNGMPIPMLVALHGRFGTGITMMKQTKLNEVADSKGFIVLFPDGYKRSWADGRGSSPADEASINDVLFIESIVKRIISEGSVDEHYVYLVGHSNGGFMAQRLAIEKSELWRGVMSVAAQISVALLKSKQKHTTVPVSVAIMAGTEDPLVPFSGGYVKDGKEILSVTDSIFRWKEWNRCDDTLTKSTKDFVEDGNSIQIQFERYTKCSNNKIVELIQLNGLGHSWPGETTMIPFINQGKTTKVIDASLLVWEFMESLK; encoded by the coding sequence ATGAAAGAATTTAAAGTCGGGATTTTTTGCCTAATTACATTGTTTTCTTGTCTGGGTTACTTTTATAAATTAAAACCCAATGAAAAAAATGATTACTTCCAATTAAATGGAGTGAAGCGCACATACACAGTACATTACCCAAAAAATTGGAATGGTATGCCAATACCGATGTTAGTTGCACTTCATGGTAGATTCGGTACTGGGATTACGATGATGAAACAAACTAAGTTGAATGAGGTTGCAGATTCAAAAGGATTTATTGTATTATTTCCGGATGGATATAAGAGGAGTTGGGCTGATGGAAGAGGTAGCTCTCCTGCTGATGAAGCTTCAATCAACGATGTTTTATTTATAGAATCGATTGTAAAACGTATAATTTCTGAGGGTTCGGTTGACGAACATTATGTGTATTTGGTTGGTCATTCCAATGGTGGATTTATGGCCCAACGATTAGCGATTGAAAAATCCGAACTATGGAGAGGGGTTATGAGTGTGGCTGCTCAGATTTCCGTGGCGTTATTAAAATCAAAACAAAAACATACCACAGTGCCTGTCTCTGTTGCCATTATGGCTGGCACTGAAGATCCATTGGTTCCTTTTAGTGGCGGTTATGTAAAAGATGGAAAGGAAATTCTTTCAGTTACAGATAGTATATTTAGATGGAAGGAATGGAATCGTTGCGATGATACTCTTACCAAATCGACTAAGGATTTTGTGGAAGATGGAAATAGTATTCAGATTCAATTTGAAAGGTATACTAAATGTTCAAATAATAAAATTGTTGAATTGATTCAATTGAACGGTCTTGGACATAGTTGGCCAGGAGAAACTACAATGATTCCATTTATCAACCAAGGAAAAACGACTAAGGTAATTGATGCTTCCTTATTGGTATGGGAATTCATGGAAAGCTTAAAATGA
- a CDS encoding DNA alkylation repair protein — protein sequence MEPLKEIYSTQWIQNLSFVVSQIDTKIKASDFQKKLMESPWKNYELKERINRIADTFLFFWNDPLVKIEPKLLELIKLLRKQGVGDFNFPYIFLNDIVVKSGIDDFESSMRILEKTTVFSSAEFAIRFYYINHFDKTVKQMEKWSNHKEPFVRRLASEGSRPILPWGIGIPAIKKQPEIHMNILENLWNDENEIVRRSVSNHLNDISKIEPDIVLNFCKNKFGVSESLDKNLKHALRGLLKKADVRALSFFQYDTKWMPGDFKLSLKKNKIKIGDSLEFHISFFNPSSKNIKIRIEYKIGFLLANGKLGQKVFQLGEKKLKSKENFEIHKKHSFKPITTRVYYPGKHSITIVINGNDCKTSQFDLLNG from the coding sequence ATGGAACCATTAAAAGAAATTTATTCAACTCAGTGGATTCAAAATTTAAGTTTTGTCGTTTCTCAGATCGATACAAAGATTAAAGCTTCCGATTTCCAAAAAAAACTCATGGAATCTCCATGGAAAAATTACGAACTAAAAGAAAGAATCAATCGTATCGCAGATACATTTTTATTTTTTTGGAACGATCCCTTGGTCAAAATTGAGCCAAAACTTTTGGAATTAATCAAATTGTTAAGAAAACAAGGTGTTGGTGATTTTAATTTTCCATATATTTTTCTGAATGATATCGTAGTAAAATCAGGAATTGATGATTTTGAATCTTCTATGAGAATATTAGAAAAAACGACTGTATTTTCTAGTGCCGAGTTTGCGATTCGATTTTATTACATCAATCATTTTGATAAAACAGTAAAACAAATGGAAAAATGGTCAAACCACAAAGAACCATTCGTGAGAAGATTAGCAAGTGAAGGAAGTAGGCCTATCTTACCTTGGGGCATTGGAATTCCTGCAATCAAAAAACAACCTGAAATCCATATGAATATTTTAGAAAACTTATGGAATGATGAAAATGAAATTGTCCGAAGGAGCGTATCCAATCATCTGAATGATATTTCAAAAATTGAACCTGATATCGTACTTAATTTTTGTAAAAATAAGTTTGGTGTTTCGGAAAGTTTAGATAAGAATTTAAAACATGCATTACGAGGTTTACTTAAAAAAGCAGATGTCAGGGCATTATCATTTTTTCAATATGATACCAAGTGGATGCCTGGGGATTTTAAATTATCTTTGAAAAAAAATAAAATCAAAATTGGCGATTCGTTGGAGTTTCATATAAGTTTTTTTAATCCTTCATCAAAGAACATTAAAATTAGGATAGAATATAAAATTGGTTTTTTGTTAGCAAATGGTAAACTTGGACAAAAGGTTTTCCAGTTAGGTGAAAAGAAACTAAAATCAAAAGAGAACTTTGAAATTCATAAAAAACATTCTTTTAAACCTATCACAACCAGGGTGTATTATCCTGGAAAACATAGTATCACGATTGTTATCAATGGAAATGATTGTAAAACTTCTCAATTTGATTTGTTAAATGGTTAA
- a CDS encoding ABC transporter substrate-binding protein — MNYVLFILFFILPFQTLFALDKVTLHLKWFHQFQFAGYYAAYEKGFYKDVGLEVELLESTVGIRGIHEKVVQTTGQYGVGSNELLLHRHMGKPVVVLGVIFQHSPSVLFFKKSSNVQSIHDLVGKRVMLTPWMEEIVAYLKKEGINPSDLQLLEHRFNPRDLIEGRVDAYSGYATTQAFDFKKAGFQVIAYSPRLAGIDFYGDNFFTSEEEVKKFPNRVKAFREATLRGWQYAMSHQEEIAELIYNKYSKKNPKERLLFEAQQMTPLIQPVLVEMGYMNPGRWKHINDIYNELGMLPRNISLKGFLYDPNPPTNYDWLYYTFFVVLVGVGVIWLIQWRRLNKQYSENLKNQVKQRTEELRQSNESLQKLNQSLVNTLKELTEAQDRLLASEKLAVLGQLAAGMAHELNTPLGAIVSSNLSLYDFLKNKLQTVISTIINFNEDDTKRYQIVLTESLENQAYLEGKSERSLRKELHSKFSHLEKMELYGDHMQLVIETGLFRKLDQIEDILESERSLDILRSVASINSAYRCNQIISVASEKATHVIRALKNYLVSEKETASNESVIDLDSEIETILSLYHYNLSKITVVKSYGSEVKCKGNRDKLNQVWINLVNNALHAMSFNGTLEIKINSDQNWIKVSIIDSGVGVPENIKDKIFDPFFTTKPNGEGMGLGLDICKKMIIQMGGKIELEPSKNGACFSVWLPKVNP; from the coding sequence ATGAACTATGTCTTATTCATTTTATTTTTTATCTTACCATTCCAAACACTATTTGCCTTAGATAAGGTTACACTCCATCTCAAATGGTTTCATCAGTTTCAATTTGCTGGTTATTATGCTGCCTATGAAAAAGGTTTTTACAAAGATGTTGGATTAGAAGTAGAACTTTTAGAAAGTACGGTTGGGATAAGAGGTATTCATGAAAAAGTTGTACAAACAACAGGCCAATACGGCGTTGGTAGTAATGAGTTATTATTACACCGACATATGGGGAAACCCGTTGTTGTCTTAGGAGTTATTTTCCAACATTCTCCTTCCGTTTTATTTTTTAAAAAATCTTCAAATGTTCAGAGTATTCATGATTTAGTTGGTAAACGAGTTATGTTAACACCTTGGATGGAGGAAATTGTTGCTTACTTGAAGAAAGAAGGAATAAACCCATCTGATCTTCAATTATTGGAACATCGCTTTAATCCAAGAGATTTAATTGAAGGTCGTGTTGATGCTTATTCAGGTTATGCAACAACACAGGCTTTCGATTTTAAAAAAGCTGGATTCCAAGTAATCGCTTATTCTCCTAGATTGGCTGGGATTGATTTTTATGGAGATAATTTTTTTACAAGCGAAGAAGAAGTAAAAAAATTTCCAAATAGAGTGAAAGCATTTCGTGAAGCAACTCTACGTGGCTGGCAATATGCAATGAGTCACCAAGAAGAAATTGCAGAACTCATTTATAATAAATATTCCAAAAAAAATCCAAAAGAACGTCTGTTATTTGAAGCTCAGCAAATGACTCCGTTGATACAACCTGTACTTGTTGAAATGGGATATATGAATCCAGGTAGATGGAAACATATCAATGATATATATAACGAACTTGGAATGTTGCCGAGAAACATTAGTTTAAAAGGATTTTTGTATGATCCTAATCCTCCTACAAATTACGATTGGCTTTATTATACTTTTTTTGTCGTTTTAGTAGGAGTCGGAGTTATTTGGTTAATTCAATGGAGAAGGTTAAATAAACAATACTCAGAAAATTTAAAAAATCAAGTCAAACAAAGAACAGAAGAATTAAGGCAATCGAATGAAAGTTTGCAAAAATTAAATCAAAGTTTGGTAAATACATTAAAGGAACTTACCGAAGCACAGGACAGACTACTTGCATCAGAAAAATTGGCTGTTCTTGGCCAATTGGCAGCAGGGATGGCTCATGAGTTAAATACTCCTTTGGGGGCTATTGTTTCATCTAACTTGTCACTTTATGATTTTTTAAAGAATAAATTACAAACAGTAATCTCGACGATTATCAATTTTAATGAAGACGATACAAAACGTTACCAAATCGTTCTAACGGAAAGTTTGGAAAATCAAGCATATTTGGAAGGTAAATCGGAAAGATCGTTAAGGAAAGAGTTACATTCAAAGTTTTCTCATTTAGAGAAAATGGAATTGTATGGCGACCATATGCAACTAGTAATTGAAACGGGTTTATTTCGAAAGTTGGATCAGATTGAAGATATATTAGAAAGTGAAAGATCACTTGATATACTTCGTTCAGTGGCGAGTATCAATTCAGCATATCGATGTAACCAAATCATTTCGGTGGCATCTGAAAAGGCAACACACGTTATCCGTGCTTTGAAAAACTACTTAGTATCGGAAAAAGAAACAGCTAGCAATGAATCAGTGATAGATTTAGATTCTGAGATTGAAACTATATTGTCACTTTATCATTATAATTTGAGTAAGATAACGGTAGTTAAAAGTTATGGATCAGAAGTAAAATGTAAGGGAAATCGTGATAAACTAAATCAAGTTTGGATTAATCTAGTCAATAACGCTTTACATGCTATGTCCTTTAACGGCACATTAGAAATTAAGATCAATTCTGATCAAAATTGGATCAAAGTGTCCATTATTGATTCTGGTGTTGGAGTTCCAGAGAATATCAAAGATAAGATTTTCGATCCATTTTTTACCACAAAACCAAATGGGGAAGGGATGGGACTTGGTTTGGATATTTGTAAAAAAATGATCATACAAATGGGTGGAAAAATTGAACTGGAACCAAGCAAAAATGGTGCATGTTTTTCTGTTTGGTTACCAAAAGTGAATCCCTAA
- a CDS encoding PadR family transcriptional regulator translates to MKRESKTQYALLGILSQCEMNGYEIRKYIESTISFFWSESFGQIYPTLSKLEKDGFIKEWEKTDSNGKKKKVFKVTRPGLEEFRKWMDQSPIQTNKRNELLFKVFFGRHMNPKLLMEQLEGEIRKQKEDLKSLKLFQKELKSEWEKHPDHEYWNLTLEYAEKQTLLNLDWIQKVKGKIQEKV, encoded by the coding sequence ATGAAAAGAGAAAGTAAAACACAATATGCACTTTTAGGTATTTTATCTCAATGTGAAATGAATGGGTATGAGATTCGAAAGTATATCGAATCTACTATAAGTTTCTTTTGGAGTGAAAGTTTCGGACAAATTTATCCTACTTTATCCAAATTAGAAAAAGATGGTTTCATTAAAGAGTGGGAGAAAACGGATTCAAATGGAAAGAAAAAAAAGGTATTTAAGGTCACTCGTCCAGGATTAGAAGAATTTCGAAAGTGGATGGACCAATCTCCCATTCAAACAAACAAAAGGAATGAATTGTTATTTAAAGTATTTTTTGGAAGGCATATGAACCCCAAGTTACTGATGGAACAATTGGAAGGTGAAATCAGAAAACAAAAGGAAGATTTAAAATCATTAAAACTATTTCAAAAAGAACTAAAATCAGAATGGGAAAAACACCCTGATCATGAGTATTGGAATTTAACATTGGAATATGCAGAGAAACAGACATTGTTAAACTTAGATTGGATACAAAAGGTAAAGGGAAAAATCCAAGAAAAAGTTTAA